From Thermoanaerobaculia bacterium, one genomic window encodes:
- the ugpC gene encoding sn-glycerol-3-phosphate ABC transporter ATP-binding protein UgpC: protein MAEVRLEKVEKRFGDVLVIAGLDLEVRDHEFMVLVGPSGCGKSTVLRMIAGLESVTAGRIFIGDRLVNDVAPKDRDIAMVFQNYALYPHMTVRANMEFGLRMRKTPAAEIERMVGEAAATLGIAPLLDRKPRQLSGGQRQRVALGRAIVRQPAVFLFDEPLSNLDAKLRVQMRAEISKLQQRLRTTAVYVTHDQVEAMTMGHRIAVMKDGRIQQVGTPYEVYEKPSNLFVANFIGTPPMNFIPATIAAGGTTLTASGMSIPVPAS, encoded by the coding sequence ATGGCGGAGGTCCGGCTCGAAAAAGTGGAGAAGCGCTTCGGCGACGTCCTCGTGATCGCCGGGCTCGATCTCGAAGTCCGCGACCACGAATTCATGGTGCTCGTCGGCCCCTCCGGGTGCGGCAAGTCCACCGTCCTCCGGATGATCGCCGGCCTCGAATCGGTGACGGCGGGCCGGATCTTCATCGGAGACCGGCTCGTCAACGACGTGGCCCCGAAGGACCGCGACATCGCCATGGTCTTCCAGAACTACGCGCTCTACCCGCACATGACGGTGCGCGCGAACATGGAGTTCGGCCTGAGGATGCGGAAGACGCCGGCGGCCGAGATCGAGCGGATGGTGGGCGAAGCCGCCGCGACGCTCGGGATCGCCCCGCTCCTCGACCGCAAGCCCCGGCAGCTCTCCGGCGGCCAGAGGCAGCGCGTCGCCCTCGGCCGCGCGATCGTCCGACAGCCGGCCGTCTTCCTCTTCGACGAGCCGTTGTCGAACCTCGACGCGAAGCTCCGCGTCCAGATGCGGGCGGAGATCTCGAAGCTCCAGCAGCGCCTCCGGACGACGGCCGTCTACGTCACCCACGACCAGGTCGAGGCGATGACGATGGGTCACCGGATCGCCGTGATGAAGGACGGCCGCATCCAGCAGGTCGGGACCCCGTACGAGGTCTACGAGAAGCCCTCGAACCTTTTCGTGGCGAACTTCATCGGCACGCCTCCCATGAACTTCATCCCCGCGACGATCGCCGCCGGCGGGACCACGCTCACGGCGAGCGGCATGTCGATCCCGGTGCCGGCGTCC